The Bacillus sp. Y1 genome has a window encoding:
- a CDS encoding GerAB/ArcD/ProY family transporter, translated as MNQISPSQLSLMIANFILTGTLISLAQVMTQVSHQYTWLVPILVYMIVMGLILIVFRKSNNQSKNNNLQARSFTSRILNISIGLLLVGIYIRDLRAFIDYLRSYILPETPIEILSILVTLALLYVAASGLQAIARITVIQFITLTAMILSLPILLLNEIELPNLVPILTTGTFSNLSKSTFLMFPWIGEIVIFFLVLENITYKKHIKKAFIKGISHGILLLFILIFLNISVLGAGIVENVTYPNILTIQQINVTDFLDRLDLAIVIVWMPCLLSKMALSLYCIQRITNNLKLFQTNLHLTPVSLLLGILVVVLFENNIAHLRYAFLSWTTLGFALEMMIFSLFFLHQINKKREKKATEGGASYT; from the coding sequence ATGAATCAAATTTCCCCATCTCAACTTTCATTGATGATTGCGAACTTTATTTTAACAGGGACCCTCATTTCACTTGCTCAAGTTATGACACAAGTGTCACATCAATATACATGGCTAGTCCCCATTCTAGTTTACATGATTGTAATGGGCCTAATCTTAATCGTTTTTAGGAAGTCTAACAATCAGTCGAAAAACAATAACCTGCAAGCAAGATCATTTACTAGTAGAATCTTGAATATTAGTATTGGTCTTTTGCTTGTAGGTATCTATATTAGGGATTTACGGGCATTTATTGATTATCTTAGATCTTATATTTTACCTGAGACACCCATTGAAATTTTATCCATTTTAGTTACACTTGCTTTACTATATGTAGCGGCTTCAGGTTTACAGGCTATCGCTAGAATAACGGTTATACAGTTTATTACGTTAACAGCCATGATTCTATCACTGCCAATATTATTGTTAAATGAAATTGAACTACCAAATTTGGTTCCCATTTTAACAACAGGTACCTTCTCAAATTTAAGTAAATCAACCTTTTTAATGTTTCCTTGGATTGGAGAAATCGTTATTTTCTTTCTAGTTCTCGAAAATATCACATATAAGAAGCACATAAAAAAGGCATTTATTAAAGGGATCAGTCATGGAATTCTGTTATTATTTATTTTAATCTTTTTAAATATATCTGTACTTGGCGCAGGTATCGTTGAAAATGTAACTTATCCTAATATATTGACGATTCAACAAATAAATGTAACGGATTTTCTTGATCGTTTGGACTTAGCCATTGTAATCGTATGGATGCCCTGTCTGTTAAGTAAAATGGCACTTAGTTTATATTGTATTCAAAGAATAACGAATAACTTGAAACTCTTTCAAACCAATCTTCACCTTACCCCTGTTAGCCTACTTTTAGGAATTCTAGTTGTCGTTCTGTTTGAAAATAATATAGCTCATTTAAGATATGCATTTTTATCGTGGACGACGCTTGGATTTGCGCTTGAAATGATGATTTTTTCCCTTTTCTTTTTGCATCAGATTAATAAGAAAAGGGAAAAGAAAGCAACGGAGGGAGGAGCGAGCTATACTTAA
- a CDS encoding LysR family transcriptional regulator, with the protein MYFDELKTFITLVEVKNFTKTAELLLMSQPSVSLHIKNLETEFQTKLFIRSPKQLKITPSGEILYDRAKQLISMYEQTKQDILDLQTSVRGSLKIGASFTIGEYILPSLLYDIQKEHQALELEVVIGNTKEIVQSVKRHEVDIGLIEGQTNEKELSVHPFLKDELFVVSSAKHPLALMNRDIFISDLQNQVWVTREVGSGTREYLNHVIRSNGLKVKSLLSISSNQGIKETISKGMGLSLLSNSVIHKEVKNGELAIIRIKDFQFPRTLSYVYSPTMKKKKNVELFISSLQEMWPYRSESI; encoded by the coding sequence ATGTATTTTGATGAATTAAAAACGTTTATAACATTAGTTGAAGTAAAAAACTTCACAAAAACAGCCGAACTCCTTCTCATGTCTCAACCAAGTGTTAGTTTACATATTAAGAATTTAGAAACCGAGTTTCAAACGAAACTATTCATACGTTCTCCAAAACAACTAAAAATCACTCCTTCTGGAGAGATTTTGTATGATCGAGCCAAACAGTTAATAAGCATGTATGAGCAGACAAAACAAGATATCCTCGACTTGCAAACATCTGTTAGAGGATCCTTGAAAATCGGGGCAAGCTTTACAATTGGGGAATATATTTTACCTTCTCTTCTCTATGACATCCAAAAGGAACATCAGGCACTTGAACTTGAAGTGGTTATAGGGAATACTAAGGAAATTGTTCAATCCGTTAAGAGGCATGAAGTGGATATTGGTCTAATTGAAGGGCAAACAAACGAAAAAGAACTTTCTGTCCACCCTTTTTTAAAGGACGAGCTTTTTGTTGTATCATCCGCTAAGCATCCTCTTGCATTAATGAATAGAGACATATTCATATCCGATCTTCAAAACCAAGTATGGGTGACACGGGAGGTTGGGTCAGGTACTAGGGAATACTTAAACCATGTGATCCGTTCGAATGGGCTAAAGGTAAAATCCCTTCTATCTATTAGTAGCAATCAAGGAATTAAAGAAACAATCAGTAAAGGCATGGGTCTATCACTTTTATCTAACAGCGTTATCCATAAAGAAGTCAAAAATGGAGAGTTAGCCATCATCCGCATTAAAGATTTTCAATTTCCTAGAACGCTGTCTTATGTTTACTCTCCTACTATGAAAAAAAAGAAAAACGTGGAGCTTTTTATTTCGAGCCTCCAAGAGATGTGGCCATACCGCTCTGAATCGATTTAA